One part of the Phacochoerus africanus isolate WHEZ1 chromosome 7, ROS_Pafr_v1, whole genome shotgun sequence genome encodes these proteins:
- the LOC125131749 gene encoding olfactory receptor 9K2 gives MGMGDRGTSNHSGVTDFILVGFRVRPELHSLLFLLFLLVYTMVLLGNVGMMAVIMTDPQLKTPMYFFLGNLSFVDLVYSSVIAPKAMINFWSESKTISLAGCVMQFFLFTLFIVTEGFLLAVMAYDRFIAICNPLLYSVHMSTRLCTQLVAGSYFCGCISSILQTSMTFTLSFCASRAIDHFYCDTRPLRRISCSDVLIHKIISFSLSSIIILPTIIVIIVSYLYIVSTVLKIRSTEGRKKAFSTCSSHLGVVSILYGAVFFMYLTPDTFPELSKVASLCYTLVTPMLNPLIYSLRNKDVKAALNKLLEKKSTIL, from the coding sequence ATGGGCATGGGGGACAGGGGAACAAGCAACCACTCAGGAGTGACTGACTTCATTCTTGTAGGCTTCAGGGTCCGCCCAGAGCTccactctctcctcttcctgctctttctgctggtctacaccatggTCCTGCTGGGGAATGTTGGCATGATGGCCGTTATTATGACTGACCCCCAGCTGAAGACACCAATGTATTTCTTCCTAGGCAACCTCTCCTTCGTTGATCTCGTCTATTCGTCTGTTATTGCACCCAAGGCTATGATCAACTTCTGGTCTGAGAGCAAGACCATCTCCTTGGCAGGCTGTGTGATGcagttctttcttttcaccctctTCATTGTGACTGAGGGCTTTCTCCTGGCAGTCATGGCTTATGACCGCTTCATTGCCATCTGCAACCCACTCCTCTACTCTGTCCACATGTCAACACGTCTCTGCACTCAGTTGGTGGCAGGTTCCTACTTTTGTGGCTGCATCAGCTCCATTCTTCAGACCAGCATGACATTTACTTTATCCTTTTGTGCGTCTCGGGCCATTGACCACTTTTACTGTGACACTCGCCCACTTCGGAGAATATCTTGTTCTGATGTCTTGatccataaaataatttctttctccttATCTAGCATCATTATTTTGCCTACCATCATAGTTATTATTGTCTCTTATTTATATATAGTGTCCACAGTTCTAAAAATACGCTCTACTGAGGGGCGTAAGAAAGCCTTCTCCACTTGCAGCTCTCACCTAGGAGTTGTGAGTATTTTGTACGGTGCTGTCTTTTTTATGTATCTCACTCCTGACACTTTTCCTGAGCTGAGTAAAGTGGCCTCCTTATGTTATACCCTAGTCACTCCCATGTTGAATCCTTTGATTTACTCTCTGAGAAACAAAGATGTCAAAGCAGCTCTAAACAAACTTTTAGAGAAGAAAAGTACTATTCTATGA
- the LOC125131792 gene encoding olfactory receptor 9K2-like, whose amino-acid sequence MGDKGGDNHSEVTDFILVGIRVRPELHSLLFLLFLIVYGMVLLGNLSMIGIIVTDPRLNTPMYFFLGNLSVIDLSYSTIIVPKAMVNILSQKKTISFVGCVAQLFLYALFMVTEAFVLAAMAYDRFIAICNPLLYTVRMSRSLCIQLVAGSYLCGWVSSILQISVTFSMSFCASRVIDHFYCDSNPIEKISCSNVFMNKMVSLSLAILIILPTIVVIVVSYMYIVSTVLKIRSSEGRKKAFSTCSSHLGVVSLLYGTVSFVYLTPPNNPELRKVASVCYILLTPMLNPLIYSLRNKDVKDAMKKVIWKKKVLL is encoded by the coding sequence ATGGGTGACAAGGGAGGAGACAACCATTCAGAAGTGACCGACTTCATTCTTGTAGGCATCAGGGTCCGTCCAGAGCTCCACAGTCTCCTCTTCCTGCTATTCCTGATTGTTTATGGGATGGTCCTTCTGGGGAACCTTAGCATGATTGGCATCATTGTGACTGATCCCCGGCTGAACACACCAATGTATTTCTTCCTAGGCAATCTCTCCGTCATTGACCTCTCCTACTCCACTATTATTGTACCCAAAGCCATGGTCAACATCCTGTCACAGAAAAAGACCATATCCTTTGTGGGTTGTGTGGCTCAGCTGTTTCTGTATGCACTTTTCATGGTAACAGAGGCCTTTGTCTTGGcagccatggcctatgaccgcttcATAGCCATCTGCAACCCACTCCTTTATACCGTCCGCATGTCCAGAAGCCTCTGTATCCAGTTGGTGGCTGGTTCCTATCTCTGTGGCTGGGTCAGTTCCATTCTTCAAATCAGTGTAACATTCTCAATGTCTTTTTGTGCCTCTCGAGTCATCGATCACTTCTACTGTGATTCAAACCCAATTGAGAAGATCTCCTGTTCCAATGTCTTTATGAATAAGATGGTGTCACTTAGTTTGGCTATCCTCATTATTTTGCCCACAATAGTTGTGATTGTCGTATCCTACATGTACATTGTGTCCACAGTTTTAAAGATCCGCTCCAGCgaagggaggaagaaagcctTTTCCACTTGCAGTTCCCATCTGGGGGTTGTAAGTTTGCTCTATGGGACTGTCTCCTTTGTGTATCTCACACCTCCAAATAACCCGGAACTTCGGAAAGTGGCTTCAGTATGTTACATTTTACTCACACCTATGCTAAACCCTTTAATCTACTCTCTAAGAAACAAAGATGTTAAAGATGCCATGAAAAAAGTCATATGGAAGAAGAAAGTTTTACTCTAA